TCATCCTCCTCGTCTTCGCCCCTGTTATCACCTGCCCCCGCACGGTCGTTACTCTTAGGCCGCATAGCAATGCGTTGCCTCCACCACCGATTGATAGAATTATATGCTGCAACCGATTCAGTAGGCGCCTGACGTGAAGAATCCGAGCCACCAATGTCGCCCACGGGAATTTTGGCCGTCGGCAGCTGAAACGGATGCATTCCATCAACAGCCATCGTCGCACCTTGGTGCGACGATACAGGTGGTTTCCATCTCATTAGTGTGTCCTCCATTCTTTGTAAAAACATGTCTCCCACGGGCTTCTTACGCTCCTCCTGTTTTGCCTTAACCAGCTCTCGGACGGTAATAATGTTATCAGGTGCTGTGggcattcttttctttgacaGCTCAAGCACTGGAGCCTCGGCATCTCTCACTGTGCactcaatttcatcattcattttctcGAATACCCAGAATGTCAGTCAAGTGTCTTTGTAGCACACCAAATCGATAAGCTGTTATCAACGAATACTGTCTTATTTTGTGACACTTGGTGCAAAACGCGTCACAGTCGTACAGATTTTGACATACCGTATATCATGATATATCTCCAGCTGGTTACCCAGCTTCTGACTTTAGGAGTTTGACGAAAAATTATCGCCAATGGTctgcaattgaaaaagggTATCTCGGGGAGCTTGTTTAGGTGGATTGTTGATCTGGAACATTATGGAGAAGAACGAGTGTTCTAATTGCTTGattgttgaagattttgaattttgaacTGCTTGAGAAACTTAGAATCTGCTATTAAAAAAGAAGTGCGTTTCACTCGGTTTGGGgtgttttttgtttgcaAATATAAGTTTAGTCATACGGTGCAGTTTTCTCTGGTAActctttgttttgaacTCAGTTACAATTGATAATTCGAGTCCTTTGTTTGTTTATTTGTTTgtgattttttatttgatattttgataattaCACTGGTGTTTGAATATAGCCAGACGCAAGTTGTGTGAGAAGAAGGTTAGCCAGTAAGAAATAGTTATGGATATGGATCTCGACGTTCCTATGCATGACGCTATTGAAGAACAGCTGTCTCCTACA
This Zygotorulaspora mrakii chromosome 5, complete sequence DNA region includes the following protein-coding sequences:
- a CDS encoding uncharacterized protein (similar to Saccharomyces cerevisiae YDL186W; ancestral locus Anc_7.301), producing MNDEIECTVRDAEAPVLELSKKRMPTAPDNIITVRELVKAKQEERKKPVGDMFLQRMEDTLMRWKPPVSSHQGATMAVDGMHPFQLPTAKIPVGDIGGSDSSRQAPTESVAAYNSINRWWRQRIAMRPKSNDRAGAGDNRGEDEEDDFSFNFGEDENIRTNRAMNNVSNSRTPYGVPAHLAFSETSKEERETIYRNEQEIYQQYYQNPVPDEYLAVAHNGETHNKQSSSPWFLGWIKSCFPLCTGM